From Solanum lycopersicum chromosome 8, SLM_r2.1, the proteins below share one genomic window:
- the LOC138337926 gene encoding uncharacterized protein → MTTRTNVTGGRNEALPETVVEAPTSARGRAQAKGRTRGTKISRGHGRGEAPERGRAREGGGATATPHDSRTREGAQTQEHQQAPVFQEAQRGPIHASIPTFEGGQTSRGSYSPGQDSYASQQRPTVQGNYSGFSGYKQQFVGQRFCFTCGDPDHLMQQCTSQRGHVGPRPNPSFQNRPPAPQGRGRCRVQSGRGDRVSRSGIAAQHSRGRGTTQAGGGLGGHCYAFPERPEAESLDAVITDIIPVMPSTCVNVV, encoded by the exons ATGACGACTAGAACTAACGTTACTGGTGGTAGAAATGAGGCACTTCCCGAGacagttgttgaggccccaaCTAGTGCTAGAGGTAGAGCTCAAGCTAAAGGTCGTACTCGTGGTACGAAAATATCCAGAGGTCATGGGCGTGGAGAAGCACCAGAgagaggtcgtgctagagag ggtggtggtgcgactgccacaccacatgactctcgtactcGAGAGGGGGCTCAGACTCAAGAGCATCAACAAGCTCCAGTTTTTCAGGAAGCG caacggggacctattcatgcatctataccgacatttgagggtggccagacatctaggggttcttatagTCCGGGGCAGGACTCGTACGCTTCACAGCAGCGACCTACAGTGCAAGGCAATTATAGTGGTTTTTCAGGGTACAAGCAACAGTTCGTaggtcagagattttgttttacttgtggagatcccgatcatctaatgcaGCAGTGTACTTCTCAAAGGGGTCATGTTGGGCCTCGACCTAATCCTTCATTCCAGAATAGACCACCAGCtccacagggtagaggtcgttGTAGAGTTCAGTCcggtagaggtgatagagtgTCTCGTAGTGGTATTGCAGCTCAGCATAGtaggggtagaggtaccacccaggcTGGAGGTGGACTaggaggccactgctatgctttcccaGAGAGACCCGAGGCGGAGTCCCTTGATGCTGTTATTACAGATATCATCCCTGTAatgccatcgacctgcgtcaatgttgtttga